A window of Lycium ferocissimum isolate CSIRO_LF1 unplaced genomic scaffold, AGI_CSIRO_Lferr_CH_V1 ctg789, whole genome shotgun sequence contains these coding sequences:
- the LOC132045779 gene encoding uncharacterized protein LOC132045779 yields the protein MENMLCKARSTKNETSPMLDMLCDVVVSLSIQLSDKTQTLSQFEKEFVKENEDRAKKESLKEIVAINDAFQCGDYVFSSNEASQNVNEVAAAVEDSRKRPRCEDGNKEDDGYPNWYLLTPSSTPVEKRLSSVVEDIYCTAEELGK from the coding sequence ATGGAGAATATGCTTTGTAAAGCAAGGTCTACAAAAAATGAGACCTCTCCCATGCTCGATATGCTCTGTGATGTTGTTGTTTCTTTATCAATTCAACTGTCTGATAAAACTCAAACTCTTTCTCAGTTTGAAAAGGAATTtgtgaaagaaaatgaagaccGCGCAAAAAAGGAATCACTTAAAGAAATTGTTGCAATTAATGATGCTTTTCAATGCGGAGATTATGTGTTTTCTTCTAATGAAGCATCACAAAATGTAAATGAAGTAGCAGCTGCTGTTGAAGATAGTAGAAAACGTCCGAGATGCGAAGATGGAAACAAAGAAGATGATGGTTATCCTAATTGGTATTTGCTTACACCAAGCAGTACTCCAGTTGAGAAACGGTTGAGTTCTGTTGTTGAAGATATATACTGTACTGCAGAAGAGTTAGGAAagtga